The nucleotide window AGCTTTTACCACAATAGTATCAAAGAAATATTCGCTAACCAGCTCAAAACCGCGCGCCTCTATTTCTGCGGCCACCGTTTGCGCATATATCGCAATTCTTTCAGCAATTGCTTTCAGTCCTGCCGGACCATGATAAACGGCATACATGGCAGCCATATTGGCCAGCAATGCCTGCGCAGTACAGATATTTGAAGTAGCTTTTTCTCTTTTTATATGTTGTTCGCGGGTTTGCAAAGCCATTCTCAGCGCTCTGTTACCCTGAGCATCCACGCTAACACCAATGATGCGGCCGGGCATTACCCTCTTAAAATCATCTTTTGCCGCCATAAAAGCTGCATGCGGCCCCCCATAACCCAGGGGTACACCCAATCTTTGGGCGGAGCCGATAGCTACGTCTGCGCCTAACTCCCCCGGAGCGGCTAAAACAGTAAGCGCCAGCAGATCTGTTGCCATCACAACATGCCCGCCAATATGCTGAACAGCACTGATAAAACTGCTGTAATCCTCAATGCTACCTACGTTATTGGGATACTGTACCAGTGCGCCAAAATAAGTTTCATCGATCGTTACCGATTTATAATCTCCCTCTATCACTTCAATACCAAAAGGAATAGCTCTTGTATGAATTACATCTTTCGTTTGGGGAAAAGTTGCCGCATCTAAAAAGAAACGGGGCCTCTCAATATGGTCCTGCCTGTTTTTTAGGTTAAAGAACATGGCCATAGCTTCCGCAGCGGCTGTTGCTTCATCCAGGAGAGAAGCGTTGGCCAGCGGTAATCCCGTCAGGTCGCTTACTAAAGTCTGGTAGTTTAAAAGACTTTCCAATCTGCCCTGAGAAATCTCTGCCTGATAGGGAGTATACTGCGTGTACCAGCCCGGGTTTTCAAAAATATTACGCAAAATAACCGAGGGTGTAATGGTACCGTAATATCCCTGCCCGATATAGTTCTTGAAAATCTTGTTTTTAAGAGACACGTTCTTGATATGCCTCAAATACTCATGCTCACTCATGGCCCTTGGAATCCGAAGCGCAGTTTTCATCCGGATACCGGAAGGTACAGTCTTCTCAATTAAGCCATCCAAATTGCTAAACCCCGTCTCCTGCAACATCTTTTGGGTTTCAGCTTCATTAGGCCCGATATGCCTTTTTGCAAACTCTTTTGACTGGAGTTCTAAAATACTCATAGTGTGGTAGAAATTAAAATTTTTGACCGAAGATCAGCAGAACTCCCTTGGAGGCTCCTTCGGAGGATGTGCAAAGGTAATGGTAATTTATCAGCTGTTTTTGTGCATACGATTGACCATCTGCCATAATACACATAACATGTGCATAAGTATTTTGTTTTGTATTAATGTAACCGTTAGCAGATTAGCCTGAATACCAAAATATAAACTTATTTATCTTTGCGCCCATTATGGACACAGCCAAAGAACAACTGTTAATTTTACTGACGACGCCCTTATATATGGTTGTAATTGGTATAGAACTGATTTTTAGTCACTTAAGAAAACAGAATACCTATTCTTTTAAGGATACCGTTCAGAATATCTACCTGATGCTATTAAATGGCGGACTGGATCTGGCCTTTCGTTCTGTGTACATAGGCGTCGTATTGCTGTTTTTTTATAACCACCGGCTAGTGGCGCCTATTGAAGCACCATGGCTGTACTGGCTTACGTTATTAGTGTTCCAGGACTTCATGTATTACTGGCTGCACCGGGTAGATCATGAATGCCGTTTATTCTGGGCAACCCATTTCACCCATCACTCGTCTCCCAAATTCAACCTTACCGTAGGATTCAGGTCATCAGTTTTAGAGCCCCTGTACCGCTTTGTCTACTTCATTCCTATCGCATGGCTGGGCTTTCATCCGATAGATATTGCTTTTATATACTCTGCTACCCAGATCTGGGGAATTTTAATACATACCGAAAAAGTGGGCAACCTGGGGATATTGGAATATATTTTTGTTACGCCATCACATCACCGCGTGCATCATGGCTCTAATCCCAAATACCTCGATAAAAATATGGGTATGTTCCTGATCATTTGGGACAAAATTTTTGGAACCTTCCAAAAAGAGCTGCCTGCAGCATCATATCAACCCATCAAATATGGCCTTACCACTCCTATGGAGAAAGAAAATGCATTTACCATTGTATTTTACGAATGGATCAATATCTTTAAAGATCTGAAACAAAAAAACCTGACTTTCAAACAAAAGTTAGGTTATCTTTTTGGACCACCCGGATGGAGCCATAATGGCAGCCGTCAAACCAGCGAGCAGATGAGACAACAGGAAGAGCTGGAACAAAGCAATCAATAATGGCAAAAGATATACTTCAGAACTGGGAAAAAAGATCTAAAGAACATCGTAAACAGTACCAACAGTTTCTGAAAAGGACCGACAAAAATAAAGTGTTGAAATCTTTACCAGCCCTTCATGAAGAAGCTTTTGAACAGGTAGATTGCCTTAGCTGCGCCAACTGTTGTAAAAATTATTCCCCCCGCTTTAAAACACCGGATGTAAAGCGCATTTCAAAACATCTGGGCATGAAAGAAAGCGCTTTTATAGATACTTATCTCCGTGTGGATGAAGATGGTGATTTTGTAGTAAAATCGTCCCCCTGCCCTTTCCTTGCCGCAGACAATACCTGCAATATATACGAACAGCGCCCCTCCGATTGTGCCCGTTTTCCGTATACCGACGAGGATGTGCTGATCAAACGCCAGGCCCTGACCTTAAAAAACAGCGAGTTTTGCCCTATTACCTATTATGTGCTGGAAAAATTAATCCAGTAATACCATTCCCGGCAGGTTTTCTGTCCTGTACTTACTTGATATTCCTGCAATTTTGATGTAGTATACTAAATTTGCATACATTTTAATTTTATGAGGCAAAAGGTTTTAGTGATAAAGTTGGGTTCTGCAGTTATCACCAACGCGAACGGCAATATTAATAAAGCTGTTATTAAGAAGATCGTAACCGACATAGGTAACCTCCATACCAACTACAAGATCGTTTTGGTGAGTAGCGGAGCCGTTAGTAGCGGTAAAAAATATCTTTCGGGCTATAAGGGCACCCTGCTTCAACGTAAGGTAGCAGCCGCCATAGGCAATCCCATACTGATTCAACTATACAGAAGCTATTTCCAAAGGAGCGGGCTTACCGTAGCTCAGGCTTTGTGTGAGCGATCACATTTCAGTAACCGGAAGCAGTTTTTACAGTTGCGCGACACCTTTAATACATTCTGGTCGCACAATGTTATTCCTGTTGTGAATGAAAACGATGTCATCAGCGACCTCGAACTGAAATTTTCCGACAACGATGAATTAGCCACCTTACTGGCGATTGCTTTTGATGCCGAAACATTAGTACTATGTACCTCTGTGGGTGGTTTCTTAAATGGAGAAAAAAAGATCATCCCTGAAATAAAAGCCATAGACAAAGATGTTCTGGGGTTGGTAAAAAAGGGAGAAAAATCTGAATTTGGTTTGGGTGGGATGCTATCAAAATTAACCTTCACCAGGTTGGCCACCAATTTAGGTATCCATGTAATCATGTGCGGACTAAAATCTGCGTCTCCTATTACAGATGCTTTAAATAAAAAAACAGGCAGCTGGTTTCATGCGCAAAAATCCAATTTAAAAAACAGGCAGAAATGGCTGGCCAGCGGATCCATCACTTTGGGTAACGTCAAGCTCGATAAAGGAGCGGCAAAAGCTGTAGCAGAAAGAAAGAGTTTATTAACAGTGGGAATTACAGGCATTGAAGGGAGTTTTGCGATTGGTGAAGTGGTGCAATTAATGGGTGAGGATGATATCATTATTGGCATTGCCAAAACCAAATTAAGCAGCGCTGAATTAAAGAAACAACTAAAGGAAAAAAATGTTGTAGCTGCACATGCTAACGATATAGTGTTGGTTTAATATTAAAAAAAATAACAAAAACGAAGCAAAAAAAAGAGGGCTAAAAATGCATAAATTTACACTCGTTGTAAAAACGAGTGTAAAAAATTACTCTTATCAAAATGAGCAACTTCACCCCCAAAATACCGTATAATAATTTGCCAGACCGGCCTTCGGCAGCCGATATTGAAACGAAGTAAATACTTCGAAAAACTATATAAGAGGGAAGAGCATTAGCCAATTA belongs to Niabella yanshanensis and includes:
- a CDS encoding sterol desaturase family protein, whose product is MDTAKEQLLILLTTPLYMVVIGIELIFSHLRKQNTYSFKDTVQNIYLMLLNGGLDLAFRSVYIGVVLLFFYNHRLVAPIEAPWLYWLTLLVFQDFMYYWLHRVDHECRLFWATHFTHHSSPKFNLTVGFRSSVLEPLYRFVYFIPIAWLGFHPIDIAFIYSATQIWGILIHTEKVGNLGILEYIFVTPSHHRVHHGSNPKYLDKNMGMFLIIWDKIFGTFQKELPAASYQPIKYGLTTPMEKENAFTIVFYEWINIFKDLKQKNLTFKQKLGYLFGPPGWSHNGSRQTSEQMRQQEELEQSNQ
- a CDS encoding YkgJ family cysteine cluster protein codes for the protein MAKDILQNWEKRSKEHRKQYQQFLKRTDKNKVLKSLPALHEEAFEQVDCLSCANCCKNYSPRFKTPDVKRISKHLGMKESAFIDTYLRVDEDGDFVVKSSPCPFLAADNTCNIYEQRPSDCARFPYTDEDVLIKRQALTLKNSEFCPITYYVLEKLIQ
- the proB gene encoding glutamate 5-kinase — its product is MRQKVLVIKLGSAVITNANGNINKAVIKKIVTDIGNLHTNYKIVLVSSGAVSSGKKYLSGYKGTLLQRKVAAAIGNPILIQLYRSYFQRSGLTVAQALCERSHFSNRKQFLQLRDTFNTFWSHNVIPVVNENDVISDLELKFSDNDELATLLAIAFDAETLVLCTSVGGFLNGEKKIIPEIKAIDKDVLGLVKKGEKSEFGLGGMLSKLTFTRLATNLGIHVIMCGLKSASPITDALNKKTGSWFHAQKSNLKNRQKWLASGSITLGNVKLDKGAAKAVAERKSLLTVGITGIEGSFAIGEVVQLMGEDDIIIGIAKTKLSSAELKKQLKEKNVVAAHANDIVLV